attttaaatttataataaatctgatttagataaaaaattttcatatgaatattTATTCGAAGTATTTGGACTACACATCTACAATGTCACATTTCCTACAATGGAAAGATCTTGTTACAGGATTTTGCACTTTATGATTTGGGACAGAAAATAACATGAGGTCACCGACTCCTAGGAATAATAGAGTCAAACCTATagaatattaatatataaaataaggagagaaaaaattaaattagggtcaAAAGCTCCTAGACGAGGATTAAAAGTCATACTAATACTACTTGTTATCTGTAGTGATTCATTATGAACCATTCATTACCAGCCAAATTGCCTTCTTTTTCCCGATGGTGGCAGAGCCGTTGAGCCTGGGCGTCATTTTCTTCAAATGTCGTCTTatagtgggtttactgttcctTATATGGAAATATTTTTTTTAGCTTCAAGTGAATCGCTATTTCATTGGAAAtgctctttttttattttttttaataatttttagattTATATCTTTTTAACTGAATCTTTATAGgtcttaaattatttattaatgtcTTTTCATATCATATATGGAGTTATTAAGTGTAAtactttattatttatatatgaaCGTAATTTTATGGTTGTAAATTTTCTCTCtaataagaaataaaaatttaataattatttcatcaaatttaTAAAAAGATCTTAGAGTTGAACAATATTAGAAtatgtttttttatcaattaatcaatttaaatacTCTATCAACATAATCAAATGCATTAAATTATGATAATACTTATCATCAATTTAGTTTTGAGCATGTTCAGTTTTGTTCCTTTGATTTTCAATGTGGTCTTGGCGTGTTGGTTTTATAAGTTTCAGGTTTTTCACTTAGCATAATTCGTCCTAAGTTTGGTGTAATTGGTTTGGTCTGTTGACCTGGGTTAGCTGAATATTTCCATACTAAGTTTTTCctgatttaattattaataaaatggtttgcttataaaaaaataataattattttttaagtgatttattttaaatttatttgtaaaaaattataataatataattttttttaagtgatTTATCTTCATTTATTAAAAGCTGCTCTTATTTTGTCAAACAAAAATAAAGATTAACTAATTGCTCAaagttttatatatttatttattgttatatgaTTTGAATTATAAAATGATATGACTTTAATTAATAATTAGTATATACAATATTTAGATATGAGTTAAGATTGTGACTTCATGATCTCGTCAATCATAAAATAATCAAGTGGTACATTTAACTACAAATATTTTTGTTATCTAAATTTGattcattataaatttaatatataaatatataataaatttatctaTTGAATATATAAATCTCacatatttatatcttaaatttataaaaaacagAGTCTAGATTTCCCCAAccacaaagttgagttattataTCCTTAATAATCTGGTAAAATATAGTCATCTCATTCTAGAGGCAAAACTCAAATTTAAGTTTTCCTGTTTTatgggaaaaaaaataaaaattgaatcatAATTACCAAGTGGCATAAGGTGTCTAGGTTAATACCCCTAGATAAAGTAAAACAAGGGCAAGCATATAAAGCTAGGTCATCTCATTTCATTGTCAAAATTGGCATAAAAAAGTGATAAAGTAGCTAGAAAATTTTCTTAATTAGAAAAAAAGTTCCTAGCTTTAATTTGTTGGCCCCAATAAAGAGAATCTAGTTTATGAAGAGAAAATAAGAAATGAACTATTCAGGGATGAAATTTATTTCAATCACGTTTAAAATTACAaagcttttaatttaaattcataaaaaaaaaaaaaaaaaaaaaaaacattttcctCGTGCATTCTCATTGATTACAAATTAAAAACATGTAAAATATTAGCAAATTCCATGGGAATAATGAGGAGAAGAGAGAGCAAACCAAAGACTAATTTCATTATGGTAACCACTAGAAATTAGGAATCTTGAGTTTTCAGCGGCCATAACCATTGAATTTTGACGTTCatttaaacaaagaaaaataaaactatGATAAGGCTAAGGACAGATGTGTTTCACTTGAATTTGTGGACCAAAACAAGTTGGAGGCTTGCATAAAAGCCATCAATATAATACTACACAATCTTAAGTGGAGAATACAGTAGAATCCCTTTCGTGTATTTTTTGGTGGTGGGGAATGCCAACTTTGCCGAGCTCTAGCTAGGGTTATTAATACTATACTAACAGATCTTCAGCCCTATTCGTCAAAGATTTCATTGCAATTGATACCCTAACAATGAAGCAACATTTCAGCACAATGAAAGGTCATGGATCAAAAGCTTTATGCTTTCTTAGGACTACATGTGTGATTTAACAATACATTTTTCCAAGTGGTCTTTACGCTTATGGGAAAGCATGTGCAATTTAACAACAATCTTTTCACAAGTCAATGATATAGACTCGTTATATATAATCAAATGAAACTCATTGAATAATAAAAGTGTCCTTATTTGAGTTAgtactttttttatatataattagctTTCTTGGGATTCAAACTCTAAATTTTATAGTTTGAAAACGACTtcaatattattgaattaaaacACATTGATATTAAGTtagtattttaataatttattataaatctcACCATTGAAAAATGCATTTGTCCAACTTTAATGAGTATTATGGTTCATAAAAGACTAATTTTTTAGAGTTCATGGCTGCCCCTTTCAACAATGTCTTTTTCAAAGATGAAATATCAATTTCTCCCCTTGAGAGCACATTATACCTTACCAGAGCATCCAACATTTAttctctttaaaaattttgtaagTACTAAAAAAATAAGTACTTTTATCGAGTAAATTCTATAATTTCACCAATTTTTGTGAACCTTCTAACCTTTTTCTACCATATTCAATCTAAAACCCATGACTAGACAAACTAATTTAAGTCTTACAGGGACGCCAATTCTGACACTTAGCTTATGCTATTATGAAAAGTGAAAACAAAGCTGAAactaataaatataaaagaaatcaaTAACAGTAGGTCATGCAAAACTAGGAGTGCGCTGCTGTGAGGACCCCTTTAACATACAAGCCATTCatattgatatttattatttaaattaatatttattatacatTATTTTATGCCTATAAATGTCACCTGGAACCCCAGGACTTTTTATCATCCATCGTCTTGGCACTGAATCTTAATTAGCTCACTCTTAACAAGCTAGAACTTCTCCCATTAACCAACCTGTCAAATTCTTTAATTTATCCTTCTGAAGTTATGGCAGAAACTCTGGCCTTATCTAAAAGCGCTATCTTTCTTCTTGCACTCATTGCCTGCCTTCAAATTCTGTTCACAGAAGGCAGGCCAATCAAGTCAGTGAACAAGCAGGAGGTTGTTCACAAGGAAATGACCAAGCAGGGCAGTGATAATACTATCAACTCCCGCCAAAGCAAGAACACAAGGGGTTCTCAGCCTAGAGCCTCAAGTCACATTCCTAATACTGCATTTGGTGATTCTGCAGCATCCAAGGATGATTTCCGGCCAACATCGCCTGGTTATAGTCCCGGTGTTGGCCATCCTAAGGAAATTGTTACTAGCTCCAGACTCGAACATTCTGTTGCAGAATTCAAAGATATTATAAAACCTGATGGTCTCAAACGTGAAGTTGGCAAAACCACCAACTTGCATCAAAGCAAGTCAGGGAAGATTAAGGGCTCTGAAACTATACCCTTTAGTCACATTCCAAAATCTGTGGCAGGAAAAGACGAAGAAAtgtcatctccaattggcttcagtACTTCTTCTGCTGCATATGATTTCCGGCCAACAGATCCAGGCAATAGCCCCTATGTAGGCCATCCTTTATCACAAGAAGACAGTGATGGAGAGACTGATCCTCCGGCACCAGGTAGAGGAAAAGATTACGGATTCACACCTGGTCGCAGCAATCGAATTGGCCAAGATGTCATTTTCCACCGAAGCAATTCGGCTAACATAAAGGGTTCTCAAGCTACTTCCTCGAGTCACATTCCTGTTAATGCTCATCATCACCAAACTGCAGTGCCCCTGACCCCAACTGCCTTCCACTCTTCTGCTGCGTCATCCACAGACGATTTCAGGCCAACATCTCCCGGTTTTAGCCCCGGTGTTGGGCATCCTAAGGCAGTGATTACTAGCTTCAACGTTGAAACTTCTGTTACAGAATTCAAAGATGATTACCGACCCACACAACCAGGTCACAGCCCAGGAGTTGGCCATGCTTATCAGAAAAACAACGCAGAACCAAATCCATAGTAATAGTTCATTATTATTGCTAACTGGGATTAACTCGGTTAGTCTACTTGGACGTGTACTAGGATTTCATTTGTTATATAAATTTCTGTAAATTCCCCaaccataaataaaataattaataacaaaGAATACGCTGTTGGAATTATatgcgaaaataaattaattagtgctACACTACATATTATTGAAGACAAAAACAGAAGAAATATAACAAAAGAAgttgttattataaattttattgagTTATAAAATAAAAGTTACTTTCTAAATAACTATCCTTAAATAAATTGATAaaactaatttaataattgaaacaataaatataaaaaaataatcataaaatatattttttattaaatatataacaaTTGAAAAATCCtctaaaaaaaaaactcaattcaTGTTTGATTTGAGTTCCCAATTACAACTATGTTTATCGTTCTGTTATGGTTGCTATTTGACCTGTTCTTTTGTCAATTTTGGCTGCTGCAAGTTTGATAAATTCTGGTTTTTGCATTTGTATTTTGTGAACTCCTCCTTACATTTGTGAGTTGATTGTTTAGTTTATATTAGTTTTGTTTATTTTgtgttgagttttttttttttaaagctttTTTCACTAAGTATTCATTGCCTTTAAGTTTAGTATATCAGAGAAGTCTAATGATcaggattatatgatttaataaaaatttttagacttataaaaaaaaatctccaaaTATAGCATGTTTTTGTTTCCATTTGTTAAATCACAAAAATGGATTAAATTAAAgtggcatttttttttttttgttgcctTCTTGTTATTTTAAGTTTAATAAGACCACAGACATATTTAAGTTTTTAAATGACACACATATATAATCAAATATTTGTGGAACTTTTCTGTCAATAATAAAAACTTGTATATGAAAATTACCGAAAGCATAGAAAAGGATATATATAAAACAACAGTTAagattttataaataaatgaatttaatAAAAGCATATACTCAGTTCAAAAAAATATCATAGTATACTGTCCATCTTGTTGACTCAAATTCAAATTATCTTATTATACTCTCCATGGTTTTAGAGAATCCAATCAAGTTGCTCACACTCTAGCCAAATTTGCTCTCAATCATTATTCtaggataaatttcaataactgtctttgaacttatatggttataacactacagtatttcaactttaaaatataatataaaacctcctaaacttttaaattttatacagtaaaatttttctaactttcaattattaatttttaaattagaaaCTGACGTGAACAGCTCTCACATGgtgcttagtcaatatttctttcTCCTCTCttgtgcaaagtgtaaaattattttttttacacatgaaaaattattctgtctgcagagaagaaaatgattcaatttacacatgacttgagagagaaaagagaaatactgattaAGCTCCATGAAATTGTCCAGGTCAGTGTTTAACTAGAAAACTGGTAATCAGAGGTTAGACAGATTTTAAtgtacaaaatttaaaagttgatgaaattttatgttacattttcaaGTTGATGAACTGTAATATTATAAATAGATAAGTTAAGGGatggttgtcaaaatttatcccacAATTCTGCCGTGGCTATTTGGTTAAAGGATGTTCTCTTTTTTATCCTTCCCGCTGTAAATTCTAATTTGGcctattttagaaaaattatattatacaaCCGTGATTTTATGTAGCCAATTTTATATGAAATGACAAGCTAATAAAAATTTTACACATGTATATATATAAGTGGGTCTCATAAAAATATAGCtaccttataattttttttcaaccaattttaataattataaccaCTTATACGTTAAGTTTATATTAACTTACCATTCCGTACAACTtgttgaaatgatgaaataattaCTGTATAATTACTCCCTACTTTTAGCTTTCAATAAACCtattttattcttaaaaaaaaatctagCGTTAAAAAAtataagagataaaaaaaaattaaaagaagaaaaaaattaaaataaaaagttggAAAAGTTTCCTAGGAAATGAAATCTAACGCATATATAGACCTCATATGGTTAGCATTACAAGACATTCTTTTTTAAGTATTGTAAACAACTAATTAATTAGAGGAACACCAAAATAAAGCCCCTTGTAAGTGTTTTACACTTTAGGTATTTAATTTTGGACATGAATAGATGAGTTAAGTCCAACTCATTTTCTTAAAATTATACACTATAATACTATCTTATTCCACATAGTTAATGGGATTTTATTACAACCCAATCTTGGATACTCAGAGATAATTAGTTTATCAGAATCGGACCAGACCAGCCAGTTGGACCAAGTTAATAGGGAATTGACTATTAGTTGGTTCAATTCTCTTAAAGACCCTGAATCTATATACAACTCGCCCTAAATCAAATTGAGCCGGCTAGATAACTAGATGAACCGATGAACCCAAGGTCTCTCACTTACAGCTGGACACATGAAACCAATTCATTTACTtcctaaaaaatattatatttttttaatgttatttcattaaatattaaatataaaaactaaattatttttaaacatatattcacattaaatttaaataaattcattttaatcactatttataaaatatatcaaattattaattataataatttattatttttattagtatttttaaagtaaataatatatttaattttatacggATTAAATCCCAATTCAATCTTATTCCTTTAACCCTTCACTTTCTCTGATTCAttgatgtcacgacccaacctatgagccggaccggcactaggacctgggccagcctaaagcccccgaggcccgtagtaagcctaactattcacttaacccaactctaaggcccatttaggcccaatttcaagaaatcaaccggacagagtccggccataaaatggaccttttaatggggagtttttgactcacccaacctgtaaacacaataaatactcaattggagagctcagctcaccctccacatactcatcagcataaaaataaatgggagctcagctccctcatccaatccatcaaacatgcatagaatattaagtttacaggtctaaaataataatttagtttatagacccatatcaaataaatatttctaatacatgcggaaattctgagatttaacaagtttatacaaacattaataatctacctgcgaggaagaaagcaggttaacctcaaaaatatcctcctgtggcctggaaaaatattgaacaggagtgagcgttcgactcagagagtaaaatatcaattttaaccataatctctataactatctaaaactaatgcaacctgtaaagtgaaatgtaacatcaGCAACAAATTcatatcataatagcaaaaaggtaatttggagcactcacacacccagtaatatcaatcataatatatgggagctgatcccctatacagctctcttaaatccaacctggtgccagcgaagaactcaagccgtactTTCGTTTAATAAactaaatcggggtcccagcgaagaactcaagccatgactaccctgaaggaccgggtcccagcgaagatctcaagccgtgtctacccgtcctatccatagtccacaccacatcacacgcacaccaacgcacgcacactgcttcaaattaccacaacaacatccatgacactttaacagttataaatgcaacataaaacgtgcctagagtttatctgcatagatacatacatataagtgatgcatggacatgcttgaatatataataatagtgaaattacaattaaaattaatattttactcacagacttaacaacggtcactgtggtagctgggcgaaggaagaaggctgtcccggctcacctgacaattacattataattatttaatacaaatgactcaatacaaattaagaaaagaccaaatacgtcctaagtcgtgccgaaaatccggcagagtctcccctatacctaggacctacccaacctgcaaaagggctcaaaacacacttctatattcacaactcatatattcacaactcaatcacatcacacagcctctcctgggcccatcaaatcaatcatccatcacaatatgtaaatttcaatttagtccttataattgatcatttttgcaaaaaccacccaaacaagctctaaaaattctaaaactttgccccgcggtccttagcaatattactaggctattgcaaaaagaatcataattttctgagctaccacgaatattttatgaatttttaatcctatttaagcactagaaaattacgaaaaagcaaggttcgggtttacctttgccgattccgactccagagacgcgctcgggatgtctgacaatgggtggtagccaaaacctcggtccaattcggagacttttccggtaacgggtctgtctggccggaaattcacagacccggtcaactgtcgaatttcagcgaattgaggatacctacacgaagctcacaacacGGGGGTGAGtatataaatttttcagaattttctaagctcatttaatgctcggaaaaacactgcgaagttccgtgggacccaccgaaaaacgatgtcgaaaaattttgaaatttatatccccgcgaagctctcgactagtggagcgctctggtactctcggttttctcgtggggttcacggtttgcgagaaatctagcccgaaattcAAAATGGGCCAAAACTTcccaggcaaaaattggacaaaccgctagatggatttcggtgttcttagtgtctatggaaagctctcgacgagtagatgaatttagacacaagacccggtctgattggtggccggatcggccggattttggccgggaagtcaaAAAGTCGCGCGCGCAAGGGAGGGGCATCGGGCGAGTTTTCCGACTATTTGTGGCGGCGGCCGGTGGGCTAGGACGGCTGGGGGtgggcgccggcgagctgggatggcaggggaggcggcggagcggcaaggggaggagggaggagggaggagagagaaaaagagagagaaagggagggaggtcggacgcgcgcggggaaggggaaagaagaaaatgaaaaggtcggtccgatccgatcctgttcgattcgaccggttcgattcaggatacaaaattttaaatttttactctatcTCGAGACAGAAAACgacgtccaaaaatttcgaaaaaattccagaaaactcagaaaaattcgtagactccaaatatatttttagttttgccatgtgatctttaaataaatttttaaaaatcatcaaagtttatattttcgaaaaatcgaacccgatttttaaaatccgaaaaatctcaaataatttcttaaaatttaataaaattaaaatatcaataatactcataaaataataaagtttaaaattttggggttttACAATTGACGTGACCGAATTTAAAAGCCTCGGAGATAATTAATTACGCTCGTCTAATTTAAGAAACTATTAATACAAACAAGTAATACACATGCGTGCATATTCTGTAGGATCAAGGTATATTCCGATAACAATTTGACAAAGACGAGAATATTAATGGATGAATCACTTGGAATTggtaatacatatatatatatatatatatatatatatatatatatatatatatatactgtaAAAGTTGCCTTATAGGCTCGTACAACAAGATATATATTTTGATAATGAACATTGATATATGTTAAGTCGTGCTATAGAAAAGGGTTTAATTTACCAAGAAGAATCTGCATGTTAAGGGAATTGTGCGAATATTACCCTTTTGTCAAGAAGCCGGTGAACTTAATTACATTACAGATATAATTTTGGGgtgaaaattcaaactaatattaattttatttatttttttaatagttctAACACAAACTTCTcgcaaaaaatatattaaaatattatcataaatttaattaattaaaaaaagcaAAAATAAAAAATCCAGCCCAAGCACTAGGATAATAATCCTTATCACACTTATCTTGCACATCCTATCTACACATTACACTAAGATAATACACACACAAGGTTCTACAAGCTATCAGAGCCAGGTGCCTTAACAGCAACATGTCGAATGCTTTGGTCCAAAATGctgcttcttcttcctcaaaagcTGATCAGAATTTCCAGGCTAAATGGATAGCAATAAGTCAGATATTTTCAAATACTCTATTCAATCAAAATCTGTTATAACaagtttaaaataatataatcaaGTTTACAATAAGTTTGATTATTAAAAATATTGATCGAGTTTAAATTTGAGCAGAATATTTTTTGTGGGTACATTACTATTATTGTCCCTAATCATATATTcttattaattgaattaatattcttgagtttaaaataaatataataccaAATTGAATGTGCTTTACAACTAAACTGacagccataaataaaaatagtTAAGTATGATTGCATGTGAAATATGATCCAGAAAGAGTGCATTACACATTACAAGGAATTcatataaagaaaagaaaattaaatattaccaACTTGTTTCTAGTTGGCAGTATAGAAAATAGCCGCAAATCTCCCAAagctgtggatccactggaatcCTATATACTAGAGACTGAAGCCGACTTAATTAGCTATACAAAGATACCCTTAAAGGCATGTTAAGAgagattaatatattattatctcTCTGCCTAAAAGAAGTTGTaaaataagtttgccatttgccAAAAGGGAATCACAAGGGAAGGAGATTGCAGACAAATTGATCCATGTGCATTGGCACTAGTTTCCACTTGTGATTGAGATTTCTAGGAGAAGACGACCTAACCATTTATATCTATTCTCACCATCAACTCTCTGATGTAATTAGCTAGCAAAAAGCTTGTTTTAACTGTATATAGCAAGAGGAATCATTCAGTGCACTACtactattataattattattattattaaacaaaGGATGGAAAGAGGGAATTTAAACTAAGTATTTATAAGCTAATTTAATCTtttaaacatttaaaattttaaatatttaaataatttattaaaatatttataagtaattgaTAAACCGTTAATGTATTTGGTAAAACGTGATTTATAagcataattattattaaaatgacttAAAAAGATTTTAAGTTATTCTAATATTAAAAATTGAGGAtatatggcaaaatttaaaattaaatgtgtATAACatagtaaattaattattttgtcaaattaatttaattataaatataatgctTATAAGTACCAAAATGAAAAACACTTCTCttttcatctcttttttttttttaacttataagctgTCCTTATAAACTCTTAAAGTCTTTAAACAGatgaattaatttaaaattaaaatttataaattaatt
This sequence is a window from Hevea brasiliensis isolate MT/VB/25A 57/8 chromosome 10, ASM3005281v1, whole genome shotgun sequence. Protein-coding genes within it:
- the LOC110647102 gene encoding precursor of CEP9, producing the protein MAETLALSKSAIFLLALIACLQILFTEGRPIKSVNKQEVVHKEMTKQGSDNTINSRQSKNTRGSQPRASSHIPNTAFGDSAASKDDFRPTSPGYSPGVGHPKEIVTSSRLEHSVAEFKDIIKPDGLKREVGKTTNLHQSKSGKIKGSETIPFSHIPKSVAGKDEEMSSPIGFSTSSAAYDFRPTDPGNSPYVGHPLSQEDSDGETDPPAPGRGKDYGFTPGRSNRIGQDVIFHRSNSANIKGSQATSSSHIPVNAHHHQTAVPLTPTAFHSSAASSTDDFRPTSPGFSPGVGHPKAVITSFNVETSVTEFKDDYRPTQPGHSPGVGHAYQKNNAEPNP